The segment CTGGGGCCGGTATGGGCAGGCCGAGCCGCTTCTTGTCGAGACGCTCGCCGTCCGACGGCGCGTCCTGGGCGAGAGACATCACGACACGCTGGAATCTATGGCCCATCTGGCCTGGCAGTACATGTGCGAGGCCCGTTTCGAGGAGGGCATGGCCCTGGCCGCCGAAGCACTGGAGGCCGGCCGCTCCATCCTGACCGAGGCCGACCCGATCCTGCTACGGTCCAAAGGTATTCTCGCGACCGGATACGTGACCACCATGCGGCACGCTGAGGCGATTTCCCTGGCCCGCGAGGGTTACGAAATCAGCCGTCGCGCTTTGGCGGACGAACATGAGATCACGCTGTTCCTGGCCAACGTGTTGAGTTGGGCTTTGGAGGGCGACGGGCAGCTTGATGCGGCGACGGCGTTGGCCGCCCGGACGGTGGAGCTTGCCCGGCGGATCGTGGGCGAGGAACACAGTGTTACCGCTTGGGCAATGAGCAATCTGGGGGCGGCCTACCGCGCCCAGGGACGCTACGACGAGGCCGAGCCGTTCCTGGCCCGATCGTTCGAAGTCGCCACGAAACTGGGCGGGCTGGACCATACGGGCACGATCCTCTTCGGGCTCAGGCTTGCCAGACTCTATCACGCGCAGGAGCGGCTTGCTGAGCACGAGGAGCTGATCGTCCGGCTGGTGGAGGCCAGCCGCCGGACGCACGGAGAGAACCACCCACAGACCGGGTACATCAAGTACTGGCTGCGCATTCGCGCTGAGCAGCTTGAGGCGCTGGTGCACGAGCAGCGCGACGCCGGGGATCACGATGCCGCCCAGGCAACCGCGGCCCGGCTTCTGGCGGTCCGAGAAGCTTGGCACGGCGACAACGGCGGACAGCCCCCGTCCGCAGGCGGCTCGAGTCCGTAGCAGGGTCTGCCGTACGCTGACGGGGATCGACGCAAGAAGAGTCTTCTGAAATCACGGGAGCGTGATCGTGGCGCAGAGGGTCTGCGCGCACAACGGTCGCTGTGGGCGATGTCCGTCATGCTGCCCCGGCAATAGGGGAGATGAAACCGCTGGACAAGTGAAAGTGGCGTCCGCCGCGTGTGCGGGTGTTGAAGTGCTGCAACTGTCTTAGAGAAGGAGGTGTCAACATGGTCACAAGAAGGAACGTCGTCGTGCTGAGTTCCCTGGTTTTCGCTGTGCTCCTGTTCACAACGGCCTGGAGCGTCCTTGCCGTCGGTGAGGACGGTGCGGCGTGGCCGCCGGACACGGGTCCGCGATTCGATGGGGCCTGGATCGTGGCCGCCCCGTCGCCTTCGGGGAGCACGATCATACACACTTCGTTTCAAACCGCTCAGGACGTCCATGGCCTGCGCTATACGGTGGTGATGGAGCACTCTCAATGCTCCCCCACGGTGTGGGGAATGTTCCCCGAAGCGAACAAGCAGACCAATATGGTCGGGTATTCGGAAAAGACCGGCCCCACAACCACCCGGGGGACGATGATCGGTTATGGCATCAAGACGGGCGAAGTGGAGGATGAACTGATCTACATCGAGGTTTGCTCCTACGAATCAGAGTTGGTCTGTGACAACACCGCCGTCAATACCGCGACCCAGTCTTTCTATACGCCCGACCAGGACGCCGATGGTGATGGATTCCCGGATGAAGGGCAGGAACCGGTCCTGTGCATGCCCTATACGGTCAATGTGAAACGAGTCACATTCGTTCCGATGTGCGTGCCGACTCCGATGCCGGAGGATGGCGGGCAATAGCAGTGCAGATTATGTGAACGACCTGCGAGGGGCTGTGATGCAGGCATGGTCGCAGCCCCTCCTCGGCTGGCCGATACGACCGGCCTTTCGAACGCGGTCCTGCCCATTGAACTGGTTTGCTGGTGGAGTCAGGTCGGAGATGTGAAGATGCGAAGCACGGAAGTTGAGGGGCGCAGGCGGCAGGCCGGCTCCAGGGGTTTGGCGATGCAGGTGTTCTATGCCGATGGCGAGAAGGCATGCACGGAGAAGGTCCAGGCCGTGCTCGATCGATTCGACGTGGAAGTCACACGGTTCGACAACGCACCCGACTGTCTCCATTCCCTGAAGACTCGCGAATGTCATCTGCTCATCAGCAATGCGCGGCGTCCACACGTCGAGGGCATGGAACTCCTGCGGGGTGCCAGAGACATCATTCCGCCGGTGCCTGTGGTTGTCCTGGTGGACCGCGGCGATATCGATGCCGCCGTGTGGGCCATGAAGGGCGGCGCCGTCGACTGTCTGGAGAGACCGCCCGAAACAGTGTCTCTCGTTTCTGCGATCGACTCCGCTCTCCAGGTGGCCGTCCGGAATGACTTGCCGCCGAAGCGTCCTTTGTCGGAAACGGAGGAACAGGTGCTTCGGCTGATCCTGCAGGGCCACACAACCAACGAAATCGCACGGAGACTTCACCGTTCGCCCAGGACCATCGAAGTGCACCGCCACCACATCATGCGGAAACTCAACGCGAGTAGCATGGTTGGTCTCGTGAAGAGTTGCGTTCGGAAGGGCCTTCTCCCGGAGTGGCCCTGTTCCCGTCGTTCGGAGCAATAGGCCGTCCCCACAGTGGCGGTGTATTGGCGTTCCTTGCTATCGTCCTGGTCTTGGCCTCCGAAGTGTTGCCGGGGCGGTCCCTTCCATGTATAGTGACGCGTGGGGTCCGGACTATCGGATGAGCCGTTCGCTGGATCTGCCTCGCGAGGTCGAGGCAAGCCGACACAGGAAAGGATGGGCCATGAGTCATCGCCGCACCGCTGTCGCCGTCGTCATCACATCCGTTTTCGCCTTCTGTTTGTTGTATGCTGCACGTGTCGTTGCGGCCGAACTGGTCAAGGCCAGAGACGGCTCCGGCATCTTCGGGTACAAGGACACGCCTATTCTGCCCTGGTGCGGGTATCACGTACACGACCCGGACCGCCCCGCGCCGCCGGTCGTCACGCCGGGATCGCGGGGTCGCGCCCCATCCGATGCGATCGTCCTGTTCGACGGCACGGACCTGTCGAAGTGGAATGCCTCAGACTGGAAGATCGATGACGGTGAGTTGATCGCCGTCTCAGGCCACCTGCGGACGAAGGAATCGTTCGGCGATTGCCAGCTCCATCTCGAATGGCAGGCGCCGGACCCGCCGATCGGCGACTGGTCGGACCGTGGCAACAACGGCGTGCTGCTGATGGGTCTGTACGAGATCCAGATCTACGATTCGTACGAGACGCTGCTGTACCCCGACGGTCAGGCGGCTGCGGTCTACGGACAGACCCCGCCGCTGGTCAATGCCTGCCGCCCGCCGGGCCGGTGGCAAAGCTACGACATCATCTTCTACGCCCCGGTCTTTCAGGACGGCAAGCTCGAACGGCCGGCCCGCATCACGATGCTGCACAACGGCCTGCTCGTTCACCACAACCAGGAGATCTACGGCCCCACCGGCCATCGCAACATACCGCAGTATCGCGGCCCCGTCGGGCCCGGGCCGCTCGGCCTGATGAGCCATAACAACCCGGTCCGCTTTCGCAACATCTGGATTCGCCCGTTGTAAGCAACGCATGGACAAGGAATACCGCGATGATCCGCAAACGTATGGTCCTGCTCTCGCTTCTGGCCGCTTCATTGGCAGCGGCAGCCGACGACGGCTATATCCTCCGCCAGAACGAAAGGACGCTCGAACAGATCGAGGCGGCCTGCAGTCAGATGCCGCCGGTGTGCTACAGCCCTTCGGCCGACCGTTGGGACCGGCTGGACCGCGCCAGAGAGCGACTCGCCAAGGGCGGCACGTTACGCGTGGTCATGCTGGGCGACAGCATCGTCAACGACACCAGCCGATTGGCGTGGGACCTTGTGCTGACGCAACGTTACCCCAACTGTCGGATCGAGAAGGTCACCTCCGTACGCGGCTCGACGGGCTGCTGGTGGTACAAGGGGCCCGGACGGGTGCAGAAATTCGTGCTCGATCACGATCCCGACCTCGTCGTCATTGGGGGCATCAGCCAGCGCGACGATCTGGCGTCGATTCGCGATGTGATCGGGCAAATCCGCGACAAGTCGAGCCCAGACTTCCTGTTGATGAGCGGCGCATTCGGAAGCGTCGATCCGTACGATCAACAGCAGTGGCGCCGAATCATCGACCCTGACCACTACAGCGACTACCGCCAGGGGCTCGAAGGTCTCGCAGGCGAATTGAATGCCGCCTTTCTCGATATGGAGGCGCATTGGGCCATCTACGTTCGCAACAGCGGCAAAGAACTGGACTGGTTCAAGCGCGACCCGGTCCACGCCAACGAGCGAGGCGAGCAGATTCTCGGCCGCATCCTCGCCAACTACCTCTCGCTTGATCCCGTAATACCAGCCGCGTGCGACAAGGAGACCGATCCGCTGGTCCTGGCGAAGCTGGAGCAGTTTCAGGACTGGAAGTTCGGGTTCATGGTCCATTGGGGCATCTACAGCCAGTGGGGCTGCATCGAGTCGTGGCCGCTGGTCGAGGTCGATACGTGGGCGCGGCCCGATGATCTGAAGGCCTGGACCGAGCGGGACAAGGACTTCGCCCGCTTCTCACGCGATTATGTCGCGCTGAACCGGACATTCGATCCACAGCATTTCGACCCGCAAGCCTGGGCGCAAGCCGCCAAGGGCGCTGGGATGCGGTATACCGTCTTCACCTCCAAGCACCACGATGGCTTTTGCATGTTCGACACGAACCGGACCACCTATCGGACAACCGACCCATCGTGTCCGTTCCACACGAATCCGAAGGCCGATTTCGTCAAAGAGATGACCGACGCATTCCGCGAAGAGGGGTTCGGGATCGGCGTCTATTACTCCAAGAGCGACTGGCACCATCCGGGATACTGGGCCCCTGAGTGGCCGCATCGCGACCGCAACGTCAACTACGACATCAAGGAACATCCGGACAAATGGGCGACGTTCGTCGACTTCACGCACGGCGTGGTCGAGGAACTGATGAGCGGCTATGGTCCCGTGGAGATCCTCTGGCTCGACGGCGGCCAGGTCCGCCCGCCGTCGCAGGACATCGACATGCCGAGGCTGGCCGCAATGGCCCGCCGCCATCAGCCGGGACTGATCGTCGTCGATCGCACCGTGGGCGGCCGCTATGAGAACTACCTGACGCCCGAGCAGGAGGTGCCCGATGAACCGTTGCCGTACGTTTGGGAGACGTGCATGACAATGGGCGATCAGTGGTCGTACAAGCCTGACGACCGATACAAATCGACGCGTCAGCTCATCCACTTGCTGGTCAACATCGTCGCCAAAGGCGGCAACTTCCTTCTCAACGTCGGCCCCGACGCCGAGGGCCGGCTCCCTGAGCCGGCGCTCGTGCGGATGAGGGAAATCGGTGAGTGGATGGCCGTCAACGGCAGCGCCCTTTACGGTACGCGCCCGACGCCTCCTTACAGGATTGGCGATGCCTGCCTGACGAAGAAGGGCGACACGGTCTACGCGATCGTTCTGGCTGCCGAAGGACGGGATGCCCCGCCCCAGGAAATAGCCCTGCCCGGAATCCGCGCGGTTCAATCGGCCCGCGTGCTCGGAACCGATGCACCCGTGACGTGGACCATCGGTGAGGCCGGCTTGGTCCTTCATGTTCCCGCAGTGGTTCGAGTCTCACCACCGTGCCGGCACGCGTGGTCGTTCGAACTGGTCGCTGCGAAGATCGCCGCCGATTAGGCAGAAGCGGCAGGGCGGCTAATTGTAGAGCACCGGCTCCTTGCGCCAGTCCTTGTCGATGTCGTGGCCGTATGTGGTGACGCGGGGGCGTCGCTCTCGCAGGCGGACGGATTCGATGCCGAGATAGTGGCCGGTCGAAAGCGGGTTCTTGCCGACACATTCGAGCCGCAGCGTGTACGTGCCCGGTTCCGGCCAGAAGTCCAGCAGATGGAACTCGCGCGTCGCGATTTCCTTGTTGTACAGGTCCATGACGCTGCCCAGCTTGACGCCGTTGAGGTAGGCCTGATATCGGCCGTAGTCGTAGGATTGCGTGAGGACCAGCAGCAGCCGCTTGGGCTCTTTCTTCTTGACTTCGAACGGAATCTCCGCCCACGCATTCTCGTCGCTTTCGGGCCTATAGAACAGGTGCCCGTCGGGGTACACGTCCAGGTTTTGCGGCTGGGCCTGACCCTGGCCGTGGTGCTCCTCGTCCGTGAACGCTCGGGCGGCGATGATGCGGTCGAGATTGGGCAGCGTCCGCTCGCGGGGGGCACGCGCCGCGAACGTGGGCCGGCCCGTCTGGTACCAGAACGCGACGCTGGAATAATCGTCCTCTCGCTCGTTCCAGCTATGCGATTGGTACTGCGGGTTCTCGTCGGGCGACATCCAGCCGAAGTGCTCGAATGTCACCTTGATCCCCGTGTTGAAGACCAGCGGGTCCGTGATGTGCCAGCGGTACGCGGAGGTATGCCCGCCCACGATGCCCCATTGGTCGAAGTACGGCACACCGAAATAGGGTGTGCTCGTCATCTTGAGGCCCCAGGCCGAGAGAAAGTAGTCCTCGGTTCCGGTACCCCAGATGGACGCCTTCGCTTCGCCGTCGATGTAGATCTTTTCATCGCCTTCGCCGAACCAGGAGGGGCTGCGCGTCCGCACGCTCAGCACGGTGCCGACGTAATGTCCCTTGCCCTGCGTATCGAGGACCACATAGTCCTTGCCCTTTTCGACCGGGTATTCCTGGCGGTACTGGGCGTAGAAGTAGGGGGTGTCCTCGTCGATTCTGTCCTTCTTGATCCAGTCGATGTTGTAGTAGAGCAAACTGATGGGCTTGTCGCTCTGGTTGACCACTTCGACGCGGGCGGACTTGCGGAAGGGCATGTGCCAGAAGCAGTTGTAGGAGTCGGCGTCCTCGACGATCACCGGCAGGCTGATGACCTCGCTGCGTCTGCCGAAGCTGTTGGCGAAGAAATCGCCGACGGGGGCCTCGACGCCCGGCCGCTCGTCGCCGTCCCAGTAGATCCGCAGCAGCATCTCCTGGTGGTTGGCCGAGCCGTCCTTGGCCCAGGGGTGCGGCTCGGGCCCGAGGAACGTCATCCAGATGTGGGTGATGACGCCGGGACCCTCGACGTCCATCAGGACCTTCGTCTGGCCCGGCAGGACGTTGCTGTTGTCGCGATTGCTGTTCGGGTCGGGTTCGCCATCCCATTCGCGCGGGTTTGGGCCCAGTTTGTAGGTCGAGGTGGCCCGCATGCTCCGCCCCTCATGCGGCTTGGCCAACCCGGCCAGAAAATCCGCCCAGCCGACCGTGCACAGACCGAGAACCAACAGAACCGCCACCAGTTTGATCCGCTCGCTCGCCATACCTCACGCTCCTGACTCGACGTTGTGGTTTCCCAATGAAGCCGCACACACTGGGATAACGGTAGCGACTTGGGGTGCCGACGTCAAGCCAGCGCGCCGCCGAGGATGGCGCCGATCAGCAGGGGGGCGCTGACGAAAGCGACGGCGGCGATGAAACCTCCCGCCCCTGCCATCGCTCCGACCAGCGGCATGAACGTCACAGCGGTGCCGAACACGAAGAACAGCATGCCGAGCAGAATAGCCGGAAGGAAGACAGCCCCCAGCGCCGAGCCGACAGTGCCGGCTTGCTTGCCCCCGACGAACCCGGCGATCAGCGGGCCGAAGAAAGGAAGCCAGAACAGCAGCAGCGAGATCACCGCGATCCAGACCGCCCCGACGACAGCGCCGCCGCTTTTGCGATACCCAACCACTTGCCGCGTCATAATGGCCTCCTATTCGATCGTTGTTTTCAATACTATCCCATGGTCTCACATCCGCCAAGGCTCTTGACAACATTCGCCCAATGACGTCTAATCCACAGGTGCAATAGGTCCCGAGATGTCAGGAAACTTGAATGAGCGCGGTCACCGAACAGATCAGGCAGGCAACTCTGGCGATACTCCAGCGCTACGGCGTGGCGCGAGCCGCCCTTTTCGGCTCCGCAACAGGGAACCGTCTGCGACCGGACAGCGACGTTGATATCCTGGTCCAGATCGATCGCGACATTGGCTTGCTCGATTTCGTCGCACTTAAGATGGAATTGCAGGATGCGCTGGGTAGGAAGGTCGATCTGGTGGAATATGATGCGATCAAGCCGCGTCTGAGAGACAGCATCCTGAGCAATCAGGAACCCATCCTATGACCAGGGATGTTCGTGGTCGAGGATGTTCCCGTCTTGAGAGAGGAGATCAAGAGAGTCCTGGACGCCATTGAGAAGGATCGCAGCAGCCAGCGCGGTCTGTGGGACCGTTCGGAGGACTGATTGGAGCCATGATTATGAAGAGACTGTGGGTGAATGTGAATCCGTACGAGAAGGAGATCGCCATCGCGGCGTTGGAGAGCGGCGCCGAGGCGGTCGTCCTGCCGGATGGGCAGAGCGGTGCTGTGCGGCAGTTCGGCAAGATCAAGACGGTCGAGGCCGGCGGCGATCTCAAGCCCGGCGTAGACGTCGAGTTCATCGATATCAGCGGCAAGGCCGACGAGGACCGAGCCACTGCCGTACCTGCCGACAAGCTCGTGGTCCTGAAGATGCTCGACTGGACGATCATCCCCATCGAGAACCTGCTGGCCCGGCGGGGCGGCAACCTGATCGTCCGGGTCGAAAACAGCGAGCAGGCCCGCCTGATGGTCGAGATCCTGGAGAAGGGCGTCGATGGCGTCCTGCTCGACACGACCGACGTCAACGAGATCAAAAAGACCGCGCAGATCGTCCAGGGGGTCAGTGAGAGAGTCGGCCTGGTCGAGGCCACGATCACCGCCGTCCGGCAACTCGGCATGGGCGACCGCGCGTGCCTGGACACCTGCACGCAGATGACGCTCGGCGAGGGCATGCTGGTCGGCAACACGGCTTCGGGCTTTTTCCTCGTGCATTCCGAATCGATCGACAATCCCTACGTCGCCTCGCGCCCGTTCCGCGTCAACGCCGGCGCGATCCACGCCTACGCAATGGCGCCCGGCGGCAAGACGAAATATCTGGCCGATCTGAAGACCGGCGACGAGGTCCTGCTCGTCGATTGGCAGGGGCGCAGCCAGGTCGCGTACATGGGCCGCAACAAGATCGAACGAAGGCCCATGATGCTGATCGAGGCCGAAGCCGATGGGCAGCCCGTCAGTCTGGTCCTCCAGAACGCCGAGACCATCCGCCTGGTCGATCCGCAGGGCAAGGCCATCGCGGTCACCAGTCTCAAGCCCGGCGACAAGGTCCTCGCCCACACCACCCACGGCGGCCGCCATTTCGGCATGAAGGTCGACGAGTCCCTTACCGAACGATGACCGGCAAAGCGGTCCTACGCTTCATTCGCCCGACGGTCATGTGGTTCCTCGGGAAGCTGGGCCCCATGCCAGACAGCGACGATCCAGGCGGTCTTGCCCTCTGTGCGGTAGAAAAAGCGATACGGTGGGACGACGATCTCTCGGAACGGAAGATCGGGGAATTCGGGTAGCGTACGTCCGCTGCGAGGGAACTTGTGAAGTCTGGATAGACGCTTCTG is part of the Anaerobaca lacustris genome and harbors:
- a CDS encoding 3-keto-disaccharide hydrolase translates to MSHRRTAVAVVITSVFAFCLLYAARVVAAELVKARDGSGIFGYKDTPILPWCGYHVHDPDRPAPPVVTPGSRGRAPSDAIVLFDGTDLSKWNASDWKIDDGELIAVSGHLRTKESFGDCQLHLEWQAPDPPIGDWSDRGNNGVLLMGLYEIQIYDSYETLLYPDGQAAAVYGQTPPLVNACRPPGRWQSYDIIFYAPVFQDGKLERPARITMLHNGLLVHHNQEIYGPTGHRNIPQYRGPVGPGPLGLMSHNNPVRFRNIWIRPL
- a CDS encoding type II toxin-antitoxin system RelE/ParE family toxin — encoded protein: MTVRFTPSARDQFLRVIAYICRDSPAAADAFRRKAQKRLSRLHKFPRSGRTLPEFPDLPFREIVVPPYRFFYRTEGKTAWIVAVWHGAQLPEEPHDRRANEA
- a CDS encoding nucleotidyltransferase family protein, which encodes MSAVTEQIRQATLAILQRYGVARAALFGSATGNRLRPDSDVDILVQIDRDIGLLDFVALKMELQDALGRKVDLVEYDAIKPRLRDSILSNQEPIL
- a CDS encoding response regulator transcription factor, producing the protein MRSTEVEGRRRQAGSRGLAMQVFYADGEKACTEKVQAVLDRFDVEVTRFDNAPDCLHSLKTRECHLLISNARRPHVEGMELLRGARDIIPPVPVVVLVDRGDIDAAVWAMKGGAVDCLERPPETVSLVSAIDSALQVAVRNDLPPKRPLSETEEQVLRLILQGHTTNEIARRLHRSPRTIEVHRHHIMRKLNASSMVGLVKSCVRKGLLPEWPCSRRSEQ
- a CDS encoding alpha-L-fucosidase — its product is MIRKRMVLLSLLAASLAAAADDGYILRQNERTLEQIEAACSQMPPVCYSPSADRWDRLDRARERLAKGGTLRVVMLGDSIVNDTSRLAWDLVLTQRYPNCRIEKVTSVRGSTGCWWYKGPGRVQKFVLDHDPDLVVIGGISQRDDLASIRDVIGQIRDKSSPDFLLMSGAFGSVDPYDQQQWRRIIDPDHYSDYRQGLEGLAGELNAAFLDMEAHWAIYVRNSGKELDWFKRDPVHANERGEQILGRILANYLSLDPVIPAACDKETDPLVLAKLEQFQDWKFGFMVHWGIYSQWGCIESWPLVEVDTWARPDDLKAWTERDKDFARFSRDYVALNRTFDPQHFDPQAWAQAAKGAGMRYTVFTSKHHDGFCMFDTNRTTYRTTDPSCPFHTNPKADFVKEMTDAFREEGFGIGVYYSKSDWHHPGYWAPEWPHRDRNVNYDIKEHPDKWATFVDFTHGVVEELMSGYGPVEILWLDGGQVRPPSQDIDMPRLAAMARRHQPGLIVVDRTVGGRYENYLTPEQEVPDEPLPYVWETCMTMGDQWSYKPDDRYKSTRQLIHLLVNIVAKGGNFLLNVGPDAEGRLPEPALVRMREIGEWMAVNGSALYGTRPTPPYRIGDACLTKKGDTVYAIVLAAEGRDAPPQEIALPGIRAVQSARVLGTDAPVTWTIGEAGLVLHVPAVVRVSPPCRHAWSFELVAAKIAAD
- a CDS encoding glycoside hydrolase family 172 protein; translation: MASERIKLVAVLLVLGLCTVGWADFLAGLAKPHEGRSMRATSTYKLGPNPREWDGEPDPNSNRDNSNVLPGQTKVLMDVEGPGVITHIWMTFLGPEPHPWAKDGSANHQEMLLRIYWDGDERPGVEAPVGDFFANSFGRRSEVISLPVIVEDADSYNCFWHMPFRKSARVEVVNQSDKPISLLYYNIDWIKKDRIDEDTPYFYAQYRQEYPVEKGKDYVVLDTQGKGHYVGTVLSVRTRSPSWFGEGDEKIYIDGEAKASIWGTGTEDYFLSAWGLKMTSTPYFGVPYFDQWGIVGGHTSAYRWHITDPLVFNTGIKVTFEHFGWMSPDENPQYQSHSWNEREDDYSSVAFWYQTGRPTFAARAPRERTLPNLDRIIAARAFTDEEHHGQGQAQPQNLDVYPDGHLFYRPESDENAWAEIPFEVKKKEPKRLLLVLTQSYDYGRYQAYLNGVKLGSVMDLYNKEIATREFHLLDFWPEPGTYTLRLECVGKNPLSTGHYLGIESVRLRERRPRVTTYGHDIDKDWRKEPVLYN
- a CDS encoding 3-dehydroquinate synthase II; translation: MKRLWVNVNPYEKEIAIAALESGAEAVVLPDGQSGAVRQFGKIKTVEAGGDLKPGVDVEFIDISGKADEDRATAVPADKLVVLKMLDWTIIPIENLLARRGGNLIVRVENSEQARLMVEILEKGVDGVLLDTTDVNEIKKTAQIVQGVSERVGLVEATITAVRQLGMGDRACLDTCTQMTLGEGMLVGNTASGFFLVHSESIDNPYVASRPFRVNAGAIHAYAMAPGGKTKYLADLKTGDEVLLVDWQGRSQVAYMGRNKIERRPMMLIEAEADGQPVSLVLQNAETIRLVDPQGKAIAVTSLKPGDKVLAHTTHGGRHFGMKVDESLTER